CAGAGATGTGGTGGTGATTGTCCCAGTCTTAATGGTATTACACAAACATGAATTGGGATTTCTTCTTTCATAACATCCTGTTCAGAAAATCTTGCCACGGTCCATTCCAATTGGTGGAAAGAGAGaagcttttatttcattgtttttcttgttctctGTCACCCTGCTAGGCGCCTGTAAGCGTACCACTATCCATCAAGGGGAGGATTATTCTGGAGATCCTGGAGGGAATGGTGTATTTAACCAAGAAAGATGTCATTCACAAGGACCTGAAACCAGAGAACATTCTGGTAGACAAGGACTTCCACATCAAGGTATTCATTTCCCAATGTGCACATGTATCAGTGTGGAAATTCTTAATTTGGCACGAGTGATTAAAAGTGCGCGCGGGTGTGCGTCTGTGTTCAGATAGCAGACCTGGGTCTGGCCACCTATCAGACCTGGAGCCGGCTGACTAAGGAGGCGTCCCGACGGAAGAGCCggaagggggggcggagcaGCGCCCGCACGGCGGGAACACTCTTCTACATGGCTCCCGAGCACCTGGACAGCATCCACGCGCGCTCCTCCGAGAAGTCCGACGTCTACAGCTTCGCTATCGTCGTCTGGGTCATCCTCGCCAACAAGGAGCCGTACGAGAGTGAGCGCCCGGCCGTCCGCAGCGCTCGTTTTGACCAAGGATCGACGCTCGTCTAGCGGGTTTTAAACAGGAGTGAATAGCACAGTTTCAGCGGCTGCCGTGCAGATTGAAAGGCCTCACCGCTGTCCGTCATTCTCAGTCACCACGGTAACACTCCACAGATACTACGCAGATGGTAAGAGTTTTGACGGAGGTTGAGTTTGCCTCTCCTGATTCGCTGTTTTCAGATGCCCGGAATGAAGACCAcgtatgtcagtgtgtgcgtaACGGTGACCGCCCGGATGAAACGGCCATTCCTTCTGAAACGCCTGAGGAGATGAAAGCGTTAATGAAGAACTGCTGGAACCACAACCCTAAGCAGCGGCCAACCTTTGCGGGTGAGTGACTCCTACTCTGTGTGGACAGTGACGGTGCGCCCCCTCTGCATAGTCATTGACTATGTAACGTGGTCACTTTGTGTACCGATTGGTCAAGAACTTTAAAGTGTTCCTTCGACACCATTGATTGGTCATAGGTTTTGTAAAGTTGTCAACTTGCGCCCAGATTCAGCCTACCTGTTGACACAAAATTCTGTcacaaaaaatatgcaaaccaatatatttatacatacatatatgcactTTATTGCATTCTTTGCTATGAAAAAATTACACTTTTGCAAATGTGGATGTGTAGTGGATGGATGTGTGGATCACGTGCACTGATATGCATGTgcctgtggtgtgtctgtgtgtatatctaCGTACGCATGTGTGTACGTTTATTTTGTCTTACTCAAACAAATgcttatttacacatttttacaggGATCTTTTCCCTCTGGTAgtccctgctctcctcccaCCTTGTGTGCATGGTGGAATTTTGCTCGTGTGACTGGTGTAAATCTATTATGCTGTCTTTGTACAGAGAGCTACAGTTCGTTCCAGCCCTTCTACAGGGACAATTTGGAAAAAGATGTGGAGCAAGATATTTCACAGCTCATGGTAAATGCTATGGAACCGACTTaccttttaaatgaaatgtctaGCACAAATTAAGTCCTTGGCTGGAGTCAAATAGTTAGTATTGTAAGCCAAACAACTATCACTACTTAGCTGTTTGCACAGTTATACCTGATGTATTCACATATACCAGGGCCCCAGATCTGATTCTTTACTTACTGACCTGCAGGTGACGTACGAAGGGCCGAACCACTATTTGGAAATTATGAAATCCATGTCCCTGGATAGGACATATACAGGTATCTGGGTGTGGAAACAGTGTCTTAGCAACATCTTTTCTGATCAATGTACTGcaatatttatatgtaaatttattttaaaatatgatccATATGTTTCACAGCAgtgcataaaaaaaatgtatatgtctatttatatttcaaaatctaaaagcagcaataatttgtatatttgccaatatattGTGAATCTTGATGATATACTATTTATTATTGACCATCTGATGCAGTGTTGTGGGTGCAGTATGCGTATGGTTGTTCATTTGGCTGTTTGGCTGTAAGATTCTCCAGCGCCGCTGCGGAGCTCGGACAGCATGCCCATCGAGGCCAGCATCGAGGACCTTCGGCTCTCGGAGCCCGGCAGGGAGGATCCCCTGCAGACCGACGCCGGCCCCATCGACGACAGCAGCCTGAAGCTCAaactggagcaggagctgggctACCACCAGCACGGCAGCTACAGCTGCCTGGAGCACCGCTCCCCGACGTCCCaccaaagccccgccccctacgCCGCATCTTCCTGGAACGCCGCATCTCCCTTGAACGCCGCACCGTTCTGGAACGGCCCCCTGGAGAGGGGCGTCCCGCTCCAGGAGTCCTCGGTCCAGTCCTGGAACAAGAATGAGCCCGTCCCGCCGATCGACTCGTACAGCACGCTGTCCAGTTCCAACTACAAGGCCTCGCC
This region of Anguilla rostrata isolate EN2019 chromosome 8, ASM1855537v3, whole genome shotgun sequence genomic DNA includes:
- the ripk1l gene encoding receptor-interacting serine/threonine-protein kinase 1; amino-acid sequence: MAASPQSIFMNSADLIKREPLECGGFGEVFLCYHRTHGQVVLKTVYTGPTLNEGNKRSLVEEGTLMLKLNHERIVKLLGMILENGAYSLVMELIPKGNLLSLLQDAPVSVPLSIKGRIILEILEGMVYLTKKDVIHKDLKPENILVDKDFHIKIADLGLATYQTWSRLTKEASRRKSRKGGRSSARTAGTLFYMAPEHLDSIHARSSEKSDVYSFAIVVWVILANKEPYENARNEDHVCQCVRNGDRPDETAIPSETPEEMKALMKNCWNHNPKQRPTFAESYSSFQPFYRDNLEKDVEQDISQLMVTYEGPNHYLEIMKSMSLDRTYTDSPAPLRSSDSMPIEASIEDLRLSEPGREDPLQTDAGPIDDSSLKLKLEQELGYHQHGSYSCLEHRSPTSHQSPAPYAASSWNAASPLNAAPFWNGPLERGVPLQESSVQSWNKNEPVPPIDSYSTLSSSNYKASPISPIPGAGVPPVSPISMNHYQQYHRLYSNPANPTPESDVTAGKYHSMSAKMPSQDTGSLFIHNASGIQIGNHNRMSLQSQDLGSGSYQQSSNSLYNDLLLLYEDCPVREEHLDLLRKNIGAQWKSCARQLGLTETEVETIDHDYNRDGLNEKVYQMLEKWRMKEGLVGCTMGRLCRLLGSSIRVDLRCELLQLCKSPTSH